The segment TAATGCCGGCAGCCCGTCTGTTGCAATGTTAATCCATAATATTTGTATGGGATAGAGCGGAATAGGAAGATTAAAGAGTGAAGCAAGGAGCATTGTCATGATTTCACCCGAATTGCAGGAAAGCAGGTAGTGGATAGATTTTCTTATGTTATCATAAATACCTCTTCCCTCTTCAACGGCAGCCACGATAGAGGCAAAATTATTATCCGTTATAATCATATCAGAGGCCTCTTTGGTAACATCAGTACCGGTAATGCCCATGGCAATACCAATACTAGCTTCCTTTACCGCAGGTGCGTCATTTACCCCGTCACCTGTCATGGCCACAACATCTCCGCGTTTTTTCCACGCACGGACAATCCTCTGTTTATGCTCCGCAGAAACCCGCGCATACACTGCTATATTTGATACTTCTCTTTCCAATGCATCATCAGAAAGCTTGTTTAATTCCATGCCGTCAATAGTCTTTAAATTATCCTTTAAAAATCCAAGTTCTTTGCCAATTGCCTGCGCAGTGTTTTTATGATCGCCGGTGATCATTATAGTCGTTATTCCTGCCATATGACAAACAGCAACAGCGTCCTTAACCTCCGGTTTGGGTGGATCAATCATAGCCAACAATCCTGCAAATATCATATCTTTTTCTATACTTGCAGGGGTTGTCCTGACCGGTTTACGTCCGATGGGTTTGAAAGCTACCCCAAGAACGCGCAGGGCAAATCCGGCCATTTTGTCGTTTTCCTCTAAAATAGCCTTTCTGTCTTTCTTTGTCAGAGTTTTAATTACCCCATTCTTATAGATTCTCGTGCAATCTTTCAGGATAACATCAGGGGCGCCTTTTTCACAGACCAGATACGCAGAATGAGGTGTATTTCTTATTACTGACATCTTTTTCCGGTCAGAGTTGAAAGGGATTTCCGATACAGCCGGCAATATTTTTTTTAACGATTCTTTTGAAATACCAGCTTTGACGGCACCAACTAACATTGCGCCTTCTGTGGGGTCACCAATAACCTTCCAGGCAGTATTTTCCTGTTTTAAAGAAGCATTACTACATAATACACCTATACCAAGAACTAACCTTACTGTCCTTTGGTCAATAGAGGAAAGAGGCTTATCCGAGAGGGTGATTTTTCCTTCCGGCTGGTAACCCGACCCTGAAACATCAAAGGTTTTACCACCGGAGTATATTCTTTTGATCGTCATCTCATTTTGGGTCAGGGTGCCTGTTTTATCTGTACAGATAACAGTAACACATCCAAGGGCTTCTATCGCTGACAGTTTTCGTATTAATGCATGTCGTTTTACCATACGTTGAACCCCCAGAGCCAGGGCAATTGTTACTATCGCTGGCAATCCTTCAGGTATTGCAGCAACTGCCAGACTTACTGATACGAGGAATGACTCAAGAAGCGGATCTTCTCTCCAGATTTCCAGGAGAAAAACGATCATTACGATTCCCAGGCACAAATAAACCAGCTTTTTCCCAAACGTTTGAAGCCGGCGCTGGAGCGGAGTTTCTGTCTTTTCTGCTTCCTGAATAAGGTGTGCTATTTTGCCAAGTTCGGTTTGCATTCCTGTTGATACAATAATACAGGTACCTTTCCCATTTGTAACAGAGGTACCCATAAATACCATATTCTTTCTTTCACTTATGGGTGAATCAGCCCTTTGAAGTGGTACGGTGGATTTATTTACCGGTGTTGATTCGCCGGTAAGCGATGCCTCTTGTGTTTCCAGACCAAAAGAAGAATAAAGTCTGCCGTCGGCCGGAATATAATCCCCGGCCTCCAGGAAAACGACATCTCCCGGAACAATTTCCCGTGAAGGAATGGAAGAGATTTCGCCACTGCGAATTACGGTAGAAAACGTTGCCGATAGTTTTTTCAAAGCCTCTATGGATTTTTCTGCCCGGAATTCTTCAACAAAACCAATAATGGCGTTAATGATAACAATGGCGATGATGGCCACCGCATCGTCCAGTTCTTTTACTATTCCTGAAACGATTGCCGCTGCGATTAATACCCAGATGACAAAATCGTTAAATTGCCTCAGAAAGAGAAACAGGGATGACACCCCCTTTTTTTCTTCAAGTTGGTTATACCCGTATTTCTTAAGCCTTTTTTCTGTCTCATCCCGGGTAAGTCCATTCGCGGGGTCAGTACCTAGTTCCTGTAGTATCTGCTCAATCTTTCTTGTATGCCAGGAGGGATGTTTCATTTGTAACCATTTATAATTTTTTGTGAAATACGAGATTTACTACGGCCATGCGGCGCGTGATGGGCTTGAAACAAAAATTTCCTCCGGTTCGTTCGGGTGGGTTAATGCCTGAAATAAACAAAAATCCTTCCAAAATTTTTGCTGTCCTTATCTATCCGGTGATAAAGCCTTTTGATGTTGGGACGATTGAGAAAACGCAAGACGGTCTTCTTTAATTGTCCGCTTCCTTTTCCAGGAACGATTTCTACCAGAGCGGTTCTTTTCTCTACAGCCTCGAAAATAATCCGGTTCAGTTCCTTTTCAATTAGATGTCCCTGTTTGCCTATTTCATGGAGGTCGAGTTTTAATTTTGCCATAAGTGAATATTGTACCTGAAACTTGTGCAAGTGCAACAAAGAGGTATAACTATTTAAGTATTGCTTCATAAAATCAGGAATTACCTATCAGTGAAAATTTATCTTTAATCAGCATTTTGGTTATATTCAACCAGTTCATCGATAGTATATAAAAAGTATATATTCGTTCAAATAAATATATATAGTTATATTATGGATACTTACAATGTTATTTTTGTGTTCTGGTTTTTTTGGTATAAAATCTGCCTGATTTCTTTAGTGTGTATTCACGCTGGATATTAAGAGATATTAAGAGATATTAAGAGATATTAAGAGATATTAAGTTATATTGTACGTTTTAATGTAAGGATATTTGAATATGGGCATATATTATTTTGTACAGGTGAATCTACCGGACGGTGGTAACAATGTTCAGGCATAGTATTTTTTTGTTTATCTGCTTATTTGTTTTTTGGCTGATGCTGTCAGGTAAATTTAATGCAATGTTTATTACTATAGGGGCACTGACTTCGGCGGGCATTACCTGGATTACATTGCCATTCATGAAAATACCCTCTGCCGATGAAAAAAACGGGAAGAAGGCGTATTATGCCTTTGATTTACACCCTGTTAGATTTTTTGGCTATATGTTCTGGCTGATAAAGGAGGTTTTTATAGCAAACATCAAGGTTGCCTTGATCCTAATTAATCCCCGTCTGCCGATTGACCCGCAAATGGTAACGATAGAGATCAAGATGGACAATCCGATTGCTCATGTTGTTTTGGCAAATTCTTTTATTTTAACACCGGGAACCTTTACGGTTAGCGTGGAAAATAACCGGTACCTCCTCCACATTATAACGTCAACTCATTTATATGTTTGCACACGTGAGGTCACCGTAGAAAATAGCCGTTATACCATCCACGCCCTGACAAAAGAAGCTGCTGAAAAAGTGATAGAAGAAGGTACAAGAAAGATCGCACAGAAAAAAGTAAAAAGTGTTTTTACATCCTGATAGAGGAGATAAGTATTATTATGGATACGCTTTTTTGGATCATGATTGTTGGAATAGGCCCCGTTGCACTGATGGTAATTTACCGGGTAATTCAGGGACCAACAGTCTACGACAGGCTAAACGGTTTGATTGTAATCTCCAGTGATATGATTATTATCCTGGTGATAGTCGGATACATCTTTCACCGGATAGAAATGTTTATCGATATAGCTGTTTTTTACGCTATTACCGGATTTATTACCCTCGTGGTACTGGCAAAACAC is part of the Candidatus Jettenia sp. AMX2 genome and harbors:
- a CDS encoding monovalent cation/H+ antiporter complex subunit F; protein product: MDTLFWIMIVGIGPVALMVIYRVIQGPTVYDRLNGLIVISSDMIIILVIVGYIFHRIEMFIDIAVFYAITGFITLVVLAKHLDIKEQS
- a CDS encoding Na+/H+ antiporter subunit E, which encodes MFRHSIFLFICLFVFWLMLSGKFNAMFITIGALTSAGITWITLPFMKIPSADEKNGKKAYYAFDLHPVRFFGYMFWLIKEVFIANIKVALILINPRLPIDPQMVTIEIKMDNPIAHVVLANSFILTPGTFTVSVENNRYLLHIITSTHLYVCTREVTVENSRYTIHALTKEAAEKVIEEGTRKIAQKKVKSVFTS
- a CDS encoding Smr/MutS family protein, whose product is MAKLKLDLHEIGKQGHLIEKELNRIIFEAVEKRTALVEIVPGKGSGQLKKTVLRFLNRPNIKRLYHRIDKDSKNFGRIFVYFRH
- a CDS encoding cation-translocating P-type ATPase; this translates as MKHPSWHTRKIEQILQELGTDPANGLTRDETEKRLKKYGYNQLEEKKGVSSLFLFLRQFNDFVIWVLIAAAIVSGIVKELDDAVAIIAIVIINAIIGFVEEFRAEKSIEALKKLSATFSTVIRSGEISSIPSREIVPGDVVFLEAGDYIPADGRLYSSFGLETQEASLTGESTPVNKSTVPLQRADSPISERKNMVFMGTSVTNGKGTCIIVSTGMQTELGKIAHLIQEAEKTETPLQRRLQTFGKKLVYLCLGIVMIVFLLEIWREDPLLESFLVSVSLAVAAIPEGLPAIVTIALALGVQRMVKRHALIRKLSAIEALGCVTVICTDKTGTLTQNEMTIKRIYSGGKTFDVSGSGYQPEGKITLSDKPLSSIDQRTVRLVLGIGVLCSNASLKQENTAWKVIGDPTEGAMLVGAVKAGISKESLKKILPAVSEIPFNSDRKKMSVIRNTPHSAYLVCEKGAPDVILKDCTRIYKNGVIKTLTKKDRKAILEENDKMAGFALRVLGVAFKPIGRKPVRTTPASIEKDMIFAGLLAMIDPPKPEVKDAVAVCHMAGITTIMITGDHKNTAQAIGKELGFLKDNLKTIDGMELNKLSDDALEREVSNIAVYARVSAEHKQRIVRAWKKRGDVVAMTGDGVNDAPAVKEASIGIAMGITGTDVTKEASDMIITDNNFASIVAAVEEGRGIYDNIRKSIHYLLSCNSGEIMTMLLASLFNLPIPLYPIQILWINIATDGLPALALGVDTIDQDIMKRRQKRSTEKIIDKGLGGLILFQGFLIASITLSAYLSVLYNPSKTTPGYSSPYYWFFYEVISGESGGNLHKARTVAFCVLVISQLFHAFNCRNARRSLFETGVFANKKLLLAISLSLVIQITIVYLPYFQKIFKVTPLLFWDWILVFGFSSLIFILVELVKYFKK